The genome window CCACTGTCCTGGCTGGCTGCACTGCGGCGAAAGACCATGGTCGAGCCGGTCGTATTCTTCAAAATGAGGTTGCTGGCCTGCATGTCAACCTGAAGTGGCCCGCTGGCGAGGAACTGCAGAAAGGCAGCTTCCTGCAGGTTGACCGCGGGCGCGCAGGCCATCCGGGTGGAAGCAACCGGACCGAACGTCGCCGTGCGCCCCCGCAGCTGGACGGTGCCAGTCAGACGGTTGCAGCCGCCAGTGCCACTCAGGCGCCCTGCCTGGAATGTGAGGCTGGGTGAGCTGCCCGGCACGGGGCGCACGGCTGTCCCCCCGGACAACAGCCAGGTGCCGTCGATGGATATCCCCGCAGCTGGCAGATTTGCTGCGCTGCCTGCCTGAAAGACCAGCCGGTCACGGTTGCCTGCGAAGAGAGTCAGAGTGCTCCCACTGAGCTGGTAGCGGGTGACGTGCTGCAGCAGGTTCAGATACCGTGATTCCTGCGCGCCGCCCGGGCCCGGGCAGTCCCGCCGGGTGGTCGCCAGCGACCCGAGAGTCAGCATGCCACCGCGCTCGATGTACGGTCCGCGGTACGTGTTGCATCCGGTGCCGCCAGCGACAAAGCGGCCGTCAAGCCGCAGAGTCGGCCGCCCGATTCCGGCCGGGAGCGCGACGGGCTGTGTGCTCACTGTCATCTGAGACAGGGTCCAGGTGGTGTTCGTCAGGGTCACCTGGGCGCCAGCTGCCCCGACCAGGGTCAGGGCGGCAAGAGACAGCAGCACGGAAAGGGAATGCATACACCAGTTGTAACCGGTTGTTCTGATGGCAGGCTGAGCACCATACCTGGGCGGAATGACTGCGAACTGGGGGTGTGCATCGAGGCCCCTTCTGGGGCTGTGCGTGGCCGGGCACTTACGCCTGCTGTGTCAGGCCCGATTGAACTGTGCTGCAGGCGCGGTGGCTGGAGAGAATCCCCAGTTTCCCGGACAGCCCGGGCCATGCCGGGTCCACCGGGATCACGAAGTTTTTTGCACGATCGGCTACAGGACAGGCGACTTTCTGGAGGCTAATCAAGACCCGGCATACCCGGGCTGGCCCCTGACGTGGCGGTATGCGCTTCTCTCCGGGACCTTATTGGGAAGCACACACGTCACCAGGACGAGGTGCAAAGTACGATGAGTGCGCCGATGGTCGCGGGCCTATAAAGCTCCTCAACCCCCTCTCATTCGAAAAGGTGACATCACGCCCTATGGCCGAGCAAGAGATTCCAGCAGAAACCCGTGTGGCCGCCCTTCAGAAGCGGATAGAAGATCTGGAAGCAGAAGCACAGACCAGCCCGCAGCGTGGCAGAACCCTGTTCACGGAAGCGCCTGCCCCTTACCTCCTGCTCAATTCTCAGGGCCGGATCCAGGACGTCAACCTCGCGGGAACCAGGCTTCTGGGACGCAACCGTGAGGTTCTGCTTGGAAGGCGACTGAGCCAGTTTCTGGCTTCAGCTTCACAGGGCTCATTCGATCTGCTGTGCGCTCAGGCACTGCAGCATGGTCTGAGCCTGCGCGGAGAAGCGCAGCTGCTGCATGCCGACGGCGCGCCGCTTGACGTCGTACTGGATCTTGACGCAGAAAAAGTGAACGGTGAGTTCCGGTGCTTCCGGCTTGTGGTCACCGATATCACCTCATACAAACAGGCCCATAGCAGCCTGCTCGACGAGGGCGACGCCTATCAGCGGCAGCTGCAGGCCCACACGACGAGAATCCGTGAACTGAATCAGGAGCTCGAACAAATCGTGACGGTCTTTATTCAGCAGTTGCATCTGCCTGTGGCGCGTGCCATGAATTTTCTGGGCCTGACCCAACGCGCGCTGGGAAATCAGCCGGATGAGGTCAGTCAGCCTCTGCTGAACACCGAGCGGGCGATCCAGCAGGTGATTGCCCTGATGGCGTCAATGGAGCGGTTCATGCAGATGCGCTCCATGCGTGTCAGGCTCCGGCCCGTGGACCTGAACACCGTGCTCCGCGAGGTGCGCAAGAATGTCCGGCCCGTTATTGCCGACCGGAACGTCCAGATTTCCAGCGACCTGTTGCCCACCGTCCAGGGCGATCCACGTGCGTTGTATGTGATTCTCGACGAGTATGTCGCGAACGCACTGAAGTTCACCAAGGAGAGGGACGTCGCCCACATTCACGTGCGTGTGCAGGAAACGGACTCGGAATATCAGATCGGCGTGGAAGACAACGGGACCGGCTTCAACATGAGGCAGAGAGACAGGCTGTTCCAGCTGTTCGGGCGCCTGCACTCATCCAGGGTCTACGAAGGCACAGGCATAGGGCTCGTGACGGTGCGCCGGTCCTGCATGCGGTTTGGGGGCCGGGTGTGGGCTGAAGGAAAAGTCGGTCAGGGAGCGACCTTCTGGTTTGCCTGGCCCAAGGAGCCCAGTGTCCAGGATTGAGCGGAGAATCCCGACAGCTTGTTGCAATCATGAGGGACCACTGTTCTCAGGTGGCTGCCTCATATCCAGCCCAGACAGCCCAGCCAGGAACGCAGCCCGGGGCCCAGCTTCAAATCGACCCCAGTCACCCATGGCCAGGCGGGCCATATTGTGGCCAAAATCTCTTGAAACAGCGCGTTTACGCCGGAATCCTGCTCCTGTTATTCTCGGAACGTTTGTTCGCGAAGCTTGATGTCTGGCCAGAAGGGCCCGGAACAACAGCTGCTCACACGTGAGGCCCGGCAAACCCCCGCTGAAAATCATTAGCCTTGATACGCTTTCCCACACCTACCATCCGCTCCATCCCAGCACGGACCTCGCTGGACGTCACCTGTAGGCAGGAGATTCCCGGATGACATCTGCCAAGTGGAATGCCGTCGTACATCAGGAGCAGCGCATTGCCCTGCTTGACAGCTTCAGGATTATGGATACGCCCAGAGAACGGTCCTTTGACCTGATCGCCGAAGGACTCGCCCGGCTGTATGGGGTTCCGTACGCTCTGATCAGCTTCATAGACGCAACCCGGCAGTTTTTTAAAGCCGGAGTCGGGACCGACCTCACAGATGCCGGTCGGAGAAACGTTCTGCCAGTACACGCTGGAGTCCGACAGCATCCTGGTGATTCCCGATACCACTCAGGACGCCCGGTCCGCGCTGCATCGGTTCGTCACCGGAGAGCCGGGGCTGCGGTTCTACGCTGGAGCACCCATCATCACTGGTGGCTTCCGGATCGGAACGGTCTGTGTTCTGGATACCAGACCGCACGACGCAGATGAATTCGACCTGGGGGTCCTGACCCACATGGCGTTGATGGTGGCCGCCACCCTTGAGGCCCGCAAACTCAATCCCAGGGCCAAAGTGGTCTATCCGAGATACCGGGCGCAGACGAAGAGGTCCGAACCAAACTGAGCCAGTCATCCGCCGTGCTCACGCGTCCCGGCGTTGGATTGCATGCGACACGCAGTGTTCATCGAGGCGCCGCGTCGTATTTCTGGCGGTCATCTCTTCTCGTCATCCGGTTCCGCCGACTCTTCGTTACTGGCAGGTGAAGAGCGGGGCCTTCATGACCTGTCGGTGCGGTTGCCGGCTGACTTTTCTGGGCCCACTGCTTGCCTGAAGATGGCCGGATTTCCGCGCATCCCTTTGCGCTGACCACCTAAATTTGTCTCCAGAACGGGCTTGGTTTACCGTCACCGACCTGTATGCAGGTTTTTCAGCATGCCAACACTTTCCCGGAGCACGTCCAGGTCCATCTCGTGCACTTCGACCGGGCGCCCGATGCCTTCCAGGAGGGTCACCGTCAGGCGTCCCCCCAGATGTTCGCGGAACTCCTGCAGGCCGGCCAGCACTCCGGAAGTCCGGACGCTGCCCTCGGTCT of Deinococcus malanensis contains these proteins:
- a CDS encoding GAF domain-containing protein, whose amino-acid sequence is MPVGETFCQYTLESDSILVIPDTTQDARSALHRFVTGEPGLRFYAGAPIITGGFRIGTVCVLDTRPHDADEFDLGVLTHMALMVAATLEARKLNPRAKVVYPRYRAQTKRSEPN
- a CDS encoding META domain-containing protein, which gives rise to MHSLSVLLSLAALTLVGAAGAQVTLTNTTWTLSQMTVSTQPVALPAGIGRPTLRLDGRFVAGGTGCNTYRGPYIERGGMLTLGSLATTRRDCPGPGGAQESRYLNLLQHVTRYQLSGSTLTLFAGNRDRLVFQAGSAANLPAAGISIDGTWLLSGGTAVRPVPGSSPSLTFQAGRLSGTGGCNRLTGTVQLRGRTATFGPVASTRMACAPAVNLQEAAFLQFLASGPLQVDMQASNLILKNTTGSTMVFRRSAASQDSGREPTGTVLPQGRTFVLSAVNGGPAPQTALPVTLSFENGRVGGSDGCNGYGGAYRLEGNRLVLTEAISTTLRACPEESGSVGLTELLAARPTVTATAARLTLAADGTILTFTLK
- a CDS encoding sensor histidine kinase encodes the protein MAEQEIPAETRVAALQKRIEDLEAEAQTSPQRGRTLFTEAPAPYLLLNSQGRIQDVNLAGTRLLGRNREVLLGRRLSQFLASASQGSFDLLCAQALQHGLSLRGEAQLLHADGAPLDVVLDLDAEKVNGEFRCFRLVVTDITSYKQAHSSLLDEGDAYQRQLQAHTTRIRELNQELEQIVTVFIQQLHLPVARAMNFLGLTQRALGNQPDEVSQPLLNTERAIQQVIALMASMERFMQMRSMRVRLRPVDLNTVLREVRKNVRPVIADRNVQISSDLLPTVQGDPRALYVILDEYVANALKFTKERDVAHIHVRVQETDSEYQIGVEDNGTGFNMRQRDRLFQLFGRLHSSRVYEGTGIGLVTVRRSCMRFGGRVWAEGKVGQGATFWFAWPKEPSVQD